A window of Magallana gigas chromosome 8, xbMagGiga1.1, whole genome shotgun sequence genomic DNA:
gtgaaagatagttaaaatcatattggaaataaaggtgtaaaaggttatcaccacagtgacgtcataatgtagaaatgacgtcatgaatattgcattattttgataaattgatgttttgtagcaaaatatgggtgttttccgatggtttttcgactgggaaacatcgagcgcaggcttgctcaagtaccatattttagtataatgtgtataactatctgaagaaaagtatatgttaaaatcgcacttgagcagacctgcgctctatacttccgaatgcaaaatatagagcaaaaatgagaatattttcatttgtttgcaaatttgcgggaattgggccatttaggtgacgtcatagatacacagcgaatgagcaaGGATGACTgaaatcattattaaagttataggcatcctctatacaatgatttgtgaagattttatttttatacgatactatttaaaaattggttgaaatcgggggcagatagttgaccataccgcacatagtcctttaagaaataaacaaagctTAAATATTACTCAGGTGTACTGAGAGTACCAGTGGCGGATCAAAAGATTTagttattaatgatttttttatttaattgtttcattttattatttgattaatttttttctttattcattgcATACATAATagtgataaaataatacataacGTTACATTATTACTGGTCAATATTTATTGACACATAGTTTTGTAtgttattgattaattaaaatttagttacatattcataaatgtacaattttgtaattgtacatttgaattatttaaaatatacctACAATTATATTAGCtcaattgttgtattttttttttttacgcaaGAACAATAAACGAACGAAAAATCGGAACTAATTTCTTTGTCTTGTCTGGTTTTTACCGTTATTAGTACACTCGTAACATCCTGCCGGACAAAATGGCAAGGTTATCGGAGACGAGATATTGTAAAGAGGGTAGTATTAACCCTCCCTCCGCAGGGAAATTTGTTCCTCTAAAATTTCGACCGGATGTATATCCTCACAGTGAATTTGAACGCTTTGTGAGAAATAATGGTAGTTACTTCACGGCATTTAACATCGAACCCTTTCCGTTCGAGCGAGACAGAGTCGCGACACGAATGTCCGATGAGGATCGAGCAAGGCGAGCAAAGTGGATGAAAGACCAAGATCTCGCAAAAGATGAACCGAGAACGCATAAAAGCCTGATGGACAAGATCAAGCccaaaaatgctataagacgaCTGGTTAAAGCTCCAGGGAATATGCTGGAAGGAGCGCTAACTAACGTGATGGTAGGTGATCTGGCTCAGCCACTGTCACTTGTTAGTTTACCCTTCACACTCGCAACACGGGGTTTTAACAAGTTAAAACGTTACCATGTTTGTGTGACTCTATGTGTAATTATTACTGAACCACTTACACTTTCTACTCGAAGAAAGTAACGTTGGACAAGTTGTATGCTGTTTTATTGAGAATGTCAGTTTTTTGCCATGTAATCTAAGTTTCTGTAAAAAtggttgtatacatgtatgttgggGGGTAAGTAGCCTATGCGTTTTCTATGATCTAACAGTAAGCATGGGTATTAAATATACCAATGCGCGATTTTCCACTCTTAAGATTTGAGTTTTTGCCACATGTCCTGCTGTCACGGGGTATTTTATGTGGTTTTAAGCTTACCGCATAACTAGTGAAAATAAGTTACGCAATAAGTATCACTCTTACAGTAGCAGATTGATTTACATTTGTGTTATTCTCAATATCAATCCTCATAATAAAGTTGAGTTAGATGAGTGcattgaacacaataaaaacacaaacaaatatttaaaaatattataaatgtaaaaatgtgcatGCACTTGTGTgttgattcatttatatgtgaaTTATAGTCTGTCCTACGCTAGCGATCCAGTCactttttggcaattttaaacaaaaataagtaaaaGGGAGCAATTTAAATgagaaatcttgggatttttccATACTATTGAATGTACattgtttgaaccctgaggtttTATGAGTAGCGATTTGCCGAATAATTGAAGAAATTGTGCTGCGACTCGCTGAGGGCATCTTGATACAGAAAAGAGAAGTCCTTTACTAGCCCTTTTCACAGAAAGTCCTAAGAATTTGTGTATGAAtagaattttagaatattttataaGAATTCCTAAAGAAGGGgctttttattaataatgatttattattaaatgcatttgtAACAGTTACTATTCACTTACGAGAAACCCCTTCCCTacacttaaaatttttttataaaatgagagaaactatatcataattatactaAAATTACTAGTAAGGAAGATATGAACTATCATAATTAATGGTAAAGTTACGACAAATTGTACACTTGAGGCTAGTGTTAAATCTAAAGCAAACCCATCCTTACAATGTCAGGGGTCCTGAGTCCACGGGGACCACAAGTGGACTCAGGAcccctgacattgtgaggatgAAGCAAACCAGGGTGCGCGCAGTGCCATGCCCTCAAATTAAGAggcagtcattttttttttctacatatacATTGCATTTCTTGTCTATAAGGAGCTTCTTTGGCCTATAACATGTGAGTTTCTAGTACATTGTACTTTTATTTCTGTTTGTTTTAGAGTCCCTTTTATGCCTCCAACCTGCGAGTATTGACTACCAGGCTGATTAGACTATACGTGCTCGGAGTGGCAGTAACCTACTGGCTCAAATACCACAGCAAGGTAATGGAGGATTCCGagtaaattacttttttatttattgtaaaattcttcaaaatctttaattttttgttggAATAATTTTGTGCTTTTTGATTGTACTATAGATTTGGAGccatttggtttttttaatgcTGTCATATAGTTATGATTATCATAAACTTTATTGATATATAAAGAATTGCAAATATTGGCACTGCAGCAATGTTAAGGCATCCCGGggctaaaatacggctggaaaacgatattatttgaaacatcgcaaaaatactttgaccaggagtatttcttaaaatctatgttatatttattgacaactatgtttaatgcatttttgtgaTGTCATATGTACTTTGTAATCACATGGCGGGTAAATCCTAATATAATGTATCTACCGGTTATAATGATCTATTTAAATCGCTTgacgcaggtgattaatgacattaaatcataaatatttttaagaaaaatcctttgttatgTTATATACTTTAAAGTTCTTGCTTGGGCttgaaatagatacatgtatttcgtttatgaaagatattgttgaaacattccacaaaatatcaaaataatgcaaatttTTGCTAATCAAAAGTGATTTCCCAAAAATtggggtaaatccgtaggtttcccaAGCACGAATTAcattggtatttatattttctaccaattttatgtaaaatattctaaaattttgttaatctttcacctgcgccaagctggtttttacaagcattaaaatttcttcattcagttgtttatacatagcagggagagtctccaaaccactagtttataaatagatttttacttaaaatgaaGCCTCAAAACTGTCGATAATTTGATACTGGtctttaatatgaatgaattctgtacgtctagcATTAACGGATGTATCTATGAAAAGGAAACATGCGGTTTTATTACTGGTTTGacataattcacttttaacgttagGATGCATTCCCCGAGAACTATCGACAgaaatgcagatcgtgacgtcaaagttaattatgacgtcatatcgtatgaagtacagacaagtgactttctactcATCGCTGTAAAATCAgtcgggaagccttaacatacCCGCAACATTAAAAACCAACtaaaataatagtaaatatcctagacatgtattaacaaaccccctaaaaaaattatgaatagtGCATAGATACTAACCAGCTTGCTATATTAATTGGAAATGATGAATTCGTGTGCACATCTGATCTGTTCTGTTACAGAGTTGGGAGAAAAGGAAAGGAGGATTTTACTTTCTTGGTGATGGCGCCATGGGCTTAGAGGTAGGTTAAtcgtttctaaaaattattttccaaaaaacTTCTTAACAATTTGTGAATAGTTGGTGATGACCATGAGCTGTCTCCATCTGAGTTTGACACATTAAACTACTGATAGTTCATACCCTTGTTAAAACagctttttttatatttttgctagTTTAAAAAGGGAAAAGATTCAAgtaattgaaattaattatcctttatcaaattttgcaagaaaaataccagattgtacatgtattaactctTTACCCCTTAATGCCACCTTTTGACGCATAGGCCATATCCTTAACACTCTACCCTGGGCTACCCTTAGACTGTTTTCAGATAAACTGAAAACAGCTGGTGTGTGttttttaatagatttattACAGGTCTTAGCAAATCAAACacatagaaaattatatatcaatggatttgtaataaattaaatttttaatattcattgaaaaaaaatttttttaagtcaCTAATAATGCAATACAGGTGATAACAGgtatatgaaaattaaactGAGTGTTctacattaaagttttattaagaataatttcacaacagatacttgataaacatattgaaaaatgtatgtattgcaaataatttttttaaaatttttatagaaAGATTCCATTATCATCATGGAATTCGTTTTTTgatagtaaaaaattaaatgtacctGTGGCTGACTTTTCAATTCATGTCTATCGTTTTCagacttatatttacgtttttttttttcaataaatatgataaatggTGTAAGAGGATTTGATAAATCTAGCATGTTAACTAAATAAgtgttgactttttaaaaaaatacaaatttaccgGTATGTTCGTGTATTTAGGGGTTGCAGGTAATGCACACCTTGTGTTCCGTTTTCTGTAACTACAAAgatttttccacaaaattttgcatgaatttgacATCTGGCTTTCATCTTTTAATCTCGCTACCAATAAATCTAGAAAATTCTGCCTCTtaacttgattataaacaaaaagtGAAAACATGTGCGATGTCCGCATCGTAGTCCGCCATCTTTGTTTATTGTAGTAATGCATCACGCCACCATACACAGGTAAATCACGtgatatctttatttagaacgAGTGAACAACCATCCGTATACATGGCCAGGTGTATACCGgtcaatgtttataataaacaaCAGGTGTTGAGGGGTCAAATTAAGAGCTGTATATAGGGTGCGTCAAAAGTCGTCATTAAGGATATGGCCAGGGTCGTCAAAACGCGTCATTAAGGGTTAAAGGATAGAAACCTCTAAGGGGAAAAGAGTTAAACAGTTTTTGACCTGAGGATCTAAGGATTAACTTGTGTGGCCTTGCATGCTTATTGCTGAGTCATTATTCTAGACAATTTGTTTAATGAACATGAACAAAAGTGTTTAGTATGCATTTTGTTTCGTCGTGACTTGGAAGCACAAATTTCAAATTCCTAGACACAGTCAGTACGACATGATTTAATAATGTAATGCAATACCTTACAATGTATTCACCccaaaactgacttcataattttgttaaccaggaagtcctggaagttttgaaaagtttgtGTATGGGGTATGATACTCAGGTGACCGGTAAGGCCTATGGGCCTCTTGTCtatatatgaaattgaaaatgataactCCCTTTTTCCTATATAATCCTATATACAGCAAATTCAAGGGACCATAGAAAAATCTTTGTTATAGCCGTAATTCGTTATACGTTTAAAAtgtatctttaaatgaattattaaaaaatattaagctGACAATACTTTGAACTATTGTGagttataaaatcaatattattgtaatttacaaaaaatgtaaaaaatatgtataagatATGAATTTTAGTATTTGTATATGCAGCTTTATGGGTCATGCACCTTCagttaaatttttaatgaaaaattccgTTATGTAAATGGTTAAATAAGTTATTAAAATTGTGCCAGCGGGAGTCTGAAAAGAACTTCGCTATAGCCGTAAATTCGTTGCAACCGTGTTCGTTATATACTGCAATTTTCTGTAGGTTTATCTAAGAACTTTGCAGGGGCATgaataataaatcattatagatttaaatttgttatatttgtgtTCGTTATATTCAAGTTTTTCTGTAAAATGGTTGCCAATGGGATGATACGAACATACAATTTGAGCTCGCTAAACAGATAAACTTTCGGgtcaatttactttatatttggCACATAGTTTGCTCATATGTTGACCTTTCactagaaaaaaatttaaaggaaatcatgtttgaaacattctccCCCGGGACTGTGGTAGCTTCTTAATCTATGAAAAAGATATGCATGTTCAGTTCTACAAATGGCCTATTAAAGGGGATGTGTGGGCATCTTCTGCTCTTGTATacataatttgcatacaaaacaacatattAAACGTCATTTTTATTGGCTTTGTATCTTTTGACAACAGTCTTAGTAAGTTTTGGCCAGAAACAATTCGTCtcaagaaatattttcatttgtattctcaaatgtacaagatggccccACATCCCCCTTAATCATGTGACAATTGTGTATACCTATgcctaaaataaaacaattttgctTTGCAGAAaactcaaagaaaaaaaaacaaaaaaaactctAAGATTGTCGTTCAATGAACATGTACTGaactatattatatatttattgtttttttaggaAGTGGGGTATCAAAAATCCAGTGACTTTGCAGATTATGGATTCAAGGACAGGAAAGTGTTGAGGCTGGAAAGTTAATAAATTGTTGGTGTTTAATGACAATAAACTAGAGAGATGTACTGAAATAAACCTATCGTTTGtgatatattattttctttcttgatttctgaattaaaaaaaagaaaaagagtttatttttaaattgattcatTTGACATTAAGGAGTATGGTTAACAAATTGCCCACAAGTTTCcctaaaagttaaaaataattttgatagttttgggcataaattattattgagtaaagaaaaattcaaatatttgagTATAAAAATTTGGATTTGTCTTGCGTAGATGGACTAGTGGTTAGAGCCATGGctgctcactgctaggagagtgggttccagaggtcgtgagttcaagccgcGGCCGGagcggaggtggagctccaatatagtgaatttccgtgtgtgtgtgtgtatatatttgtgttattaaatattattaccggtattgatttttaatcaatgaaCTAAATGCTTTTGCAAAATCCTAAGTAAGCAAAgagttaaaaaataacaaactaacaaaaattGATGATTGTCACGTGTTTAATGTacaacaaaaattcaaattaaattatctGATGTACAAAATTATACAACCACAAAGAATTATTGTCAGCATTATCTAGCCATGCACTGCATAATGTAGCCAACAAGGAAAAACAGATTGGCAAAACAATTACCTTATATCCCAGTTTTTTCGTGTGTCcacaaaattttcgaaaatggTAAAAATGTGTAGCAATTTTTATATGCGTCAGTCAGTTTTAGCGATTGCAAAAGTTTctaatagaaaataaaacaggactggataaaatatttgcatatttaataatttgagAAAAGAGATCGCAAACAAAGCAAAATCTTCGCAAAAATTACTGTTAAAGGTATCCTTGGGTGCTTTCTGTCCTTAAGGCTGGGTTCACACAGccgaaatattttacaataatataaaGTTTTGGCACAATCTGAGGAATTTCTCTGATTACatgcatgaaataaataaaaattgtgtgCATCATTTTTTCTGcttaataaggaaaaacatGGCCTTTATACCAAAATAAGATGGTAGGTGATGGTATAGTCACATGCTTTAGATTGTTCCTATTTGGATGGTCAGAGTTTCTTGAAGTCTGATAACAGTGTCTCTGCAGCCAGTCTCCCAGGGGACCCCAACACTCCACCACCTGTCAAAAACAAGGTCActtcaaaggtcaaggtcatgtaAACTATAAACAACGACCAAACACAAGGTCACTTCAAAAGGTCAAGTTCATGTATAACTATATACATGACTATATATCTATAAACAACACTGACCAAATACAAGGTCACTTCAAAGGGTCATGGTCACATAAGCTGTGAGAATCTCTGTTTGGTCATTTACACCTTACAAGGCACAAAAAGGTATTCACATCAATACTGACCAATTTGATTGTTTAATCTCCTTTCATACAATACACCCTACATGTGACTGAAATTGTTTAAGAAacctccaccccccccccccacccccaaattTATTACCTGGGTGGGCTCCACTTCCTCCTCGATACAGTCCCTGTATGGGGCCCCTGTAGTTACTTAGCTGACTTGTGGGTCGACACATGAACAGCTGGTCCAATGATATGGCACCATGGAAAATGTTCTACAATCCAGCAATCGGTGTAATTAGCTCTAAACATGTATACTGGTTAATATAAAgtctaaaatattaaatcagttttaaaaacttgaatcaTTGAAATTAAACTTTATTGTACCGGTAATTGTTTAAGGGACATCATGCAATTAGTCAATTATCTGTcagtaataaatataaaacctaTAATATTTGATCATCATCCTCAACCACAAAACACTGTGATTCCATacataaaatttagaaattagAGCGTTTCTTAaggttttaaaatgtaaatgtgttCATCATGCAGCCATAATTAGGTCACAGTCAACAGTATTAGGTCACAATTACCCCGCCTGTCAAGCCGAACACTCTCTCCAGGTCTGGAGGGGTCAGGATGTCCCGCCCGACGACGCTCTCCTTGAATCCTGGAGCGTACTGCTCCACAGTGTCAAATACTGAATACAACGGAACAAAAAGCTTAATGATGAAACTCTCAGGAGGGGTAAAATTATCCACAATGTCAAATGTAGAATTCATACAACGAAATGAAGTGTTTTAGAATAACGAAATGCACAGAAGGAGGGGGAGGGAATATCCACAATGTCaaatactaaaattaatatattaaaagaaTAGAATTTTAATGACGAAACACTCAGAAGATAGATATACATGACCACAGTGTCAACTACTGAGTATGGAATAGAATCAGAATGGAATACTTAAGAGAAGGGCAGGCATAGTCACAGTATCAAACACTtaacacaacaaaataaaatgttgacactTCATTGCTGGAGAGAGTTATTCAGTATTATAACAACACTTTCTGAGGTAAGAAATGACAGAAAATCACTCCACGGTTCttcaattatttcaaattttacagaaGACTAAAGTGTGTGAACTTCATTTTTAGATATCAATAAAATTCTTGGGTAAGCATCTACCAGCAGATCATAGTGGTGGATCTTAATGAAGTACGGTACactggtttttttctttgtgcAACAAAATTTTGCTGTGGCGTTTAATATCTTATCATGGTGCAAAACCATTTTACAGGCAGCAGTCGGGTTAAATACAAGCACCAGTCAACACTTACCTATGTCGGCGTAGTTGTTTTTGTCCTGCTCTGTCCAGTCTCGTCCGTTGAGGCGGTACGGGGTGTACTGGGTAAACATCAGACAGACATGGGCCCCCTGGGGAGCCAAGGTGGGGTCCTTACTGGACGGGATCACCATCTCTATCATCGGCCTGAAACAGTGAATGGGACCAATTCATTTAAAATCTATTTGTCCAACTTTGACGTTATTGGTGTTTGTACTCCAGAACTAGGATCAAAATCTACTTGATCAAGGCCTTGGCATAGAtctgatataattatatatttaataattataatttaaccATACCATCATTTCAAACAAAGGGGagacaaagttaaaaaaagaaacggCAATGTAATTATAAACAGCAGGTACCAACAATCTGTATCTAGAATACACTACAGATATTAAAATTAATCAAGCTAATCCATTACAACTGACAAAGTTTCAATTATATCTGATAATTAAGAATTCCCTTTTTGTGCCTGACTTAATATTTTAGAACAAGCTGCCTACATTAAGGAGCAAGTGTGAGACCTACTTTTAGGAGTGAAAGCCTGACCTACTTTTAGGAATAAAGGCCTGACCTACTTTTTGGAGTAAGTTCCTGACTGAGCATCAAGGAAGGCATCATGAATGAGTCTCGTATTTTCACAGTTGAGGTGAATCGTACACTGGTGATGTGGCATGGGCTCGTTCTTTGACACGTTGGGATCTGCTGTAAAGTCTGGAAGTCTGCTCAGAGCAACTGTCGGATAAATTGACAGTGGATATGACAATGACAAGACAGTGTGTCATGAATAGCTCAAACAAAACAACTGTCAAAATATTATGACAATAAGACAAGACAGAACTGTAGATTTCTTGTTTCGTTAGTACATAATTCCGCAATTCTGCCATTTTGTATCaaaatcgcaagaatataaaatcgtgaGCActgaaattttgttaaaatttgtaaaGTTCACAACTATAAGTTTAATAAAGAGATTTTTGGTGGATATAAACTCCTCAGGCTTAATGAGGACTCTACAGTAACTATGGTAACTTACcattaatttttgttacggGGGAGGTAAAATCAATAGCCCGCACACTCTCCACCAAGTCATTTGGAAGCTTGTTCTACAGATTAAAGTGAATTTAAACCAGAATAATATTGAGAGTCCAGTATAAATACTGTTCGCTTCAAATTCATGTAGCTTTAGTCAGAACAGGGtccatcaagaaagataactctttaatAAGTTTATATTTATGTACAGAATTGATGTAGGTCAAAGTTTTAACCAAtcattaaatactttttaatcCACTCCATTTATTGTtactttaatcaattaaaaacaaaatttacattattcagTAACATATAAGACTTATCAACAGCGATAACTTTATACCTCCTGAATAAGATCTAGAAAGGTGACCTTGGGAGTAGCACTAGATATCACAGCTTTGGCCCAGATTTCCTTGCCATCTTCTAATAAAACACCCTTCACAGCATCATTCTCAATCAGAATTTCTTTAACAGGctgcaaaaaaatataatttttgcttaaaaattcaACCTTTACGATAATGCTTGAAGGTTTAATTAGCAACTCAGTATATAATAATTTGTTGGGTCCGCTTGGTCAGGCACTTTAAAGGCCTGTAGATACATTGAA
This region includes:
- the LOC105340993 gene encoding uncharacterized protein, which translates into the protein MARLSETRYCKEGSINPPSAGKFVPLKFRPDVYPHSEFERFVRNNGSYFTAFNIEPFPFERDRVATRMSDEDRARRAKWMKDQDLAKDEPRTHKSLMDKIKPKNAIRRLVKAPGNMLEGALTNVMSPFYASNLRVLTTRLIRLYVLGVAVTYWLKYHSKSWEKRKGGFYFLGDGAMGLEEVGYQKSSDFADYGFKDRKVLRLES